In Oryza sativa Japonica Group chromosome 2, ASM3414082v1, the following are encoded in one genomic region:
- the LOC4328315 gene encoding putative leucine-rich repeat receptor-like protein kinase At2g19210 isoform X3 — MVITGRLRPAASSERRLRCLDVVGGGRGTPPATRRDGPLSGCAGSPKSPRASSPSSGSGSTQWKATADSQCSHVSFRDGTRNCYTLRSLQEGNKYFVRAVFYYANYDSLNKLPVFDLYLGANYWHEVKFSNADAVNWMDIIVVAPADYLQVCLVNKGTGTPFISGLDLRPLKSTLYPEANTTQSLVLINSNRFNMGPTDNSITRYPLDPHDRLWSTYDTIPDWTEISATSVVQNYLTDVYDVPSAVMQSAATVNSSRINFTWDPSDPSVNISSKYFFVLYFSELQSVPSNGLRQFDIIVNNNTWNTQPYTPPFLFADSLSGTVQGLASYSVSLVATKNATLPPILNAMEMYLVKPLTEFATDPRDARAMMEVQQNYDVKKNWMGDPCAPKAFAWEGLNCSYPPADSSKITSLNLSSSGLAGSIATYFGDLKSLQYLDLSHNNLSGPIPNFLGQLPLLMFLDLSSNDLSGPIPYNLLQKSQNGSLSLRVGYNAKLCGNDTECGSGQKKIKGSLLSAIIITIVATVALIVVLFLLLRRMLKAKDKRRAAGPTYESALLENREFSYRELKHITNNFSQQVGKGGFGAVFLGYLENGNPVAVKVRSESSSQGGKEFLAEAQHLTRIHHKNLVSLIGYCKDKNHLALVYEYMPEGNLQDHLRATTNKPLTWEQRLHIALDAAQGLEYLHVACKPALIHRDVKSRNILLTTNLGAKIADFGLTKVFSESRTHMTTEPAGTFGYLDPEYYRNYHISEKSDVYSFGVVLLELITGRPPVIPIDESVSIHIGEFVHQSLDHGSIESIVDARMGGGGGYDINSVWKVADLALHCKREVSRERPTMTEVVAQLKESLELESHGDRKHLVTGDDDVSVSNLGEETALEVEEQSGEISRVSPGPAVR, encoded by the exons ATGGTCATTACTGGCCGTCTCCGGCCAGCGGCCTCATCTGAGCGCCGACTTCGATGCCTCGACGTCGTCGGAGGTGGAAGGGGGACGCCCCCAGCCACGCGACGCGACGGGCCCCTGAGCGGCTGCGCTGGGTCCCCGAagtcgccgcgcgcgtcgtcgCCTTCGTCAGGTTCAG GCAGTACACAATGGAAAGCAACTGCGGACTCACAATGTTCACATGTATCATTCAGAG ATGGCACACGGAACTGCTACACCCTGAGGTCCTTGCAGGAGGGAAACAAGTACTTTGTTCGAGCTGTCTTCTACTATGCAAATTACGATAGCCTGAACAAGCTTCCTGTCTTTGATCTGTACCTGGGGGCAAACTACTGGCATGAGGTTAAGTTTAGTAATGCCGATGCAGTTAATTGGATGGACATCATAGTTGTGGCTCCTGCTGATTACCTGCAAGTCTGTTTGGTGAACAAAGGGACGGGAACTCCGTTTATATCTGGGCTTGATTTGAGGCCACTGAAGAGTACTCTTTACCCAGAGGCAAATACAACTCAATCTTTGGTGCTGATCAATTCCAATCGGTTCAACATGGGACCCACAGACAATTCAATAACCAG ATACCCACTTGATCCCCACGACCGGCTTTGGTCAACATATGATACGATCCCAGACTGGACTGAGATATCTGCAACATCAGTAGTTCAGAATTACCTCACTGATGTCTATGATGTACCATCAGCTGTCATGCAAAGTGCAGCAACAGTTAATAGCTCGAGAATTAATTTCACTTGGGATCCATCTGACCCATCGGTGAACATCAGCTCCAAATACTTCTTTGTGCTCTACTTCTCCGAGTTACAGTCTGTACCGAGCAATGGGCTGAGACAGTTTGATATTATTGTCAATAACAATACATGGAACACACAACCTTATACTCCACCATTCCTATTTGCCGATTCCTTGTCTGGCACCGTACAGGGGCTGGCAAGTTATAGTGTCTCACTTGTTGCTACGAAAAATGCAACTCTTCCACCTATCCTCAATGCCATGGAGATGTACTTGGTGAAACCGCTAACTGAGTTTGCAACTGATCCTAGAGACG CTAGAGCCATGATGGAAGTCCAACAAAATTATGATGTGAAGAAAAACTGGATGGGCGATCCATGTGCTCCAAAAGCTTTTGCATGGGAAGGATTAAACTGTTCCTATCCTCCAGCTGATTCCTCTAAAATAACATCACT AAACTTGTCTTCCAGTGGGTTGGCTGGATCTATTGCTACTTATTTTGGAGATCTCAAATCACTCCAGTACCT GGATTTGTCACACAACAACTTGTCTGGACCAATTCCAAATTTTCTAGGGCAGCTTCCGTTACTAATGTTTCT GGACCTGTCCAGCAATGATCTCAGTGGACCAATTCCTTACAATCTTcttcaaaaatcacaaaatgGTTCTTTGTCACTAAG GGTTGGTTATAATGCAAAACTATGTGGCAACGATACTGAATGCGGATCAGgtcaaaagaaaattaaagggtCACTTCTTTCTGCAATAATTATTACAATAGTTGCCACTGTTGCACTAATTGTTGTCTTATTTCTTCTTCTGCGCCGAATGCTCAAGGCAAAAG ACAAGAGAAGAGCTGCTGGTCCTACATATGAATCAGCATTACTTGAGAACAGAGAATTCTCTTACAGAGAACTGAAGCATATTACGAATAACTTTAGCCAGCAGGTTGGTAAGGGTGGGTTTGGAGCTGTGTTCCTTGGTTACTTGGAAAATGGTAACCCAGTTGCTGTGAAAGTGCGATCCGAGTCATCTTCACAGGGGGGTAAAGAGTTTCTAGCTGAG GCCCAACATTTGACAAGGATTCATCACAAGAATTTGGTTTCCTTGATTGGTTATTGCAAGGACAAAAATCATTTGGCCCTTGTGTATGAGTACATGCCGGAAGGGAACCTTCAGGATCATCTGAGAG CTACTACTAATAAGCCACTCACTTGGGAGCAGCGTCTTCACATCGCCCTTGATGCTGCACAAG GATTGGAGTATCTGCATGTCGCGTGTAAGCCAGCACTGATTCACAGGGACGTGAAGAGTAGGAACATCCTCTTGACCACAAATCTTGGAGCTAAGATCGCTGATTTTGGACTGACCAAGGTATTCAGTGAATCGAGAACACATATGACCACTGAACCAGCTGGTACATTCGGCTACTTGGATCCTGA GTACTACCGCAATTATCATATCAGCGAGAAgagcgacgtgtacagcttcggtgTCGTCCTCCTGGAGCTGATCACAGGCCGCCCTCCCGTCATCCCCATCGACGAGAGCGTGAGCATCCACATTGGTGAGTTTGTGCATCAGAGCCTCGACCACGGCAGCATCGAGAGCATTGTGGATGCAAGgatgggaggagggggaggctaCGACATCAACTCGGTCTGGAAAGTCGCTGACTTGGCGCTGCATTGCAAGCGAGAGGTCTCCAGGGAGCGGCCTACGATGACAGAGGTGGTGGCACAGCTTAAGGAGAGCTTGGAGCTCGAGAGCCATGGCGATAGGAAGCACTTGGTGACTGGTGATGATGACGTGAGCGTGAGCAATCTTGGAGAGGAGACTGCACTTGAGGTAGAAGAGCAATCTGGGGAGATATCAAGAGTTTCTCCTGGGCCTGCAGTAAGATGA